One Methylosinus sp. C49 DNA segment encodes these proteins:
- a CDS encoding class I SAM-dependent methyltransferase produces MSLDVVDLRNFYASPLGQVALRLLGRMARTRWEDHSGLRVLGVGYATPYLVDFQERAQRVLAFMPAAQGVVHWPNGGRSASALVETTMMPLPDASIDRVLVVHALEVGESPRDILEEIWRILAPGGRVIVVVPSRSGLWARVDTTPFGHGHPYSRGQLQSLLQETLLLPVFWGEALYVPPFARASLLRSAPAFERIAGRFSLPGGGVHIVEATKQLYRPAGLRRAVRRALPPLDEVLAPVGAGAGRDAPAL; encoded by the coding sequence ATGTCGCTCGACGTCGTCGACTTGCGGAATTTTTACGCTTCGCCGCTCGGTCAGGTGGCGCTGCGCCTCCTCGGGCGCATGGCGCGGACCCGCTGGGAGGATCACTCCGGGCTGCGCGTGCTCGGCGTCGGCTACGCCACGCCCTATCTCGTCGATTTTCAGGAGCGGGCGCAGCGCGTGCTCGCCTTCATGCCGGCCGCCCAGGGCGTCGTCCATTGGCCCAATGGCGGACGCTCGGCCTCGGCGCTGGTCGAGACGACGATGATGCCGCTGCCCGACGCCAGCATCGACCGCGTTCTCGTCGTCCATGCGCTCGAGGTCGGCGAATCGCCGCGCGACATATTGGAGGAGATTTGGCGCATTCTCGCGCCGGGCGGACGGGTGATCGTCGTCGTCCCCAGCCGCTCGGGCCTGTGGGCGCGGGTGGACACGACGCCCTTCGGCCATGGCCATCCCTATTCGCGCGGCCAGCTGCAGAGCCTTTTGCAGGAGACGCTGCTGCTGCCGGTCTTCTGGGGCGAGGCGCTCTATGTGCCGCCCTTCGCCCGCGCCTCGCTGCTGCGCTCGGCTCCCGCCTTCGAGCGAATCGCCGGGCGCTTCTCGTTGCCGGGCGGCGGGGTTCATATCGTCGAGGCGACCAAGCAGCTCTATCGCCCCGCCGGCCTGCGCCGCGCCGTGCGCCGCGCCCTGCCGCCGCTGGACGAGGTGCTGGCCCCGGTGGGCGCCGGCGCCGGTCGCGACGCCCCGGCGCTCTGA
- a CDS encoding dienelactone hydrolase family protein, whose product MASQIDGPRIQPKAGKAKQLVVFLHGYGADGNDLIEIGRQWRSFLPDAAFVSPHAPERCALSPNGRQWFPLTMRDPGERWRGVVATRPLLESFLAEELAKNELDESKLALVGFSQGTMLALHVGLRLRRAPAAILGYSGVLVAGSEPPDIPPQFGAKPPAVLLVHGEEDSMIPADALLLSANALAKADVPTQWHLSAGLDHGIDNAGLLHGGLFLARSFGLSVEFGRRSGGAPPR is encoded by the coding sequence ATGGCGTCCCAGATCGACGGCCCCCGAATTCAGCCCAAGGCCGGCAAGGCCAAGCAGCTCGTCGTCTTCCTCCATGGCTATGGCGCGGACGGCAATGATCTCATCGAGATCGGCCGGCAATGGCGGTCCTTCCTGCCGGACGCCGCCTTCGTCTCCCCCCATGCGCCGGAGCGCTGCGCGCTGTCGCCCAATGGGCGGCAGTGGTTTCCGCTGACCATGCGCGACCCCGGCGAGCGCTGGCGCGGCGTGGTGGCGACGCGGCCGCTGCTGGAGAGCTTCCTCGCCGAGGAGCTGGCCAAGAACGAGCTGGACGAGAGCAAGCTCGCTCTGGTCGGCTTCAGCCAGGGAACGATGCTGGCGCTGCATGTGGGCCTGCGGCTGCGCCGCGCGCCGGCCGCCATTCTCGGCTATTCGGGCGTTCTGGTGGCGGGCAGCGAGCCGCCGGATATTCCCCCGCAATTTGGAGCCAAGCCGCCGGCGGTCCTGCTCGTCCATGGCGAGGAGGATTCGATGATCCCGGCCGATGCGCTGCTGCTCTCCGCCAATGCGCTGGCCAAGGCCGACGTGCCGACGCAATGGCACCTTTCCGCCGGGCTGGACCATGGCATAGACAATGCCGGCCTGCTGCATGGCGGCCTGTTTCTGGCCAGGAGCTTCGGCCTGTCGGTCGAGTTCGGCCGCCGCAGCGGCGGCGCGCCCCCCCGCTGA